Proteins from a genomic interval of Anabrus simplex isolate iqAnaSimp1 chromosome 13, ASM4041472v1, whole genome shotgun sequence:
- the LOC137502880 gene encoding cuticle protein 21-like, giving the protein MALLKVLSLAALVAVANAGILGAPAVYAPGAPLAARAYAAPAYAHAPVAYAAAPAYAKVAAPVAVDTDYDPNPSYSYAYDVQDALTGDSKGQQESRQGDVVQGSYSLVEPDGTTRTVEYTADPVNGFNAVVHRGPAAVAKVAAPVAYAAAPAIAKVAAPVAYAHPAAYAAPAYGYGKALIG; this is encoded by the exons ATGGCTCTCCTCAAG GTCCTGTCCCTCGCCGCCCTCGTGGCCGTCGCTAACGCTGGAATCCTCGGCGCCCCCGCCGTCTATGCCCCCGGCGCTCCTCTGGCCGCCCGTGCCTACGCCGCTCCCGCCTACGCTCACGCTCCCGTAGCCTACGCTGCTGCCCCCGCCTACGCTAAGGTTGCCGCCCCCGTCGCCGTTGACACCGACTACGACCCCAACCCAAGCTACAGCTACGCCTACGATGTCCAGGACGCTCTGACCGGAGACTCCAAGGGACAGCAGGAGAGCCGTCAAGGAGATGTTGTCCAGGGTAGCTACAGCCTGGTCGAGCCTGACGGCACCACCCGTACCGTAGAATACACCGCTGACCCCGTCAACGGATTCAACGCCGTCGTACACAGAGGACCCGCTGCCGTCGCCAAGGTCGCCGCTCCCGTCGCCTACGCCGCTGCCCCCGCCATCGCTAAGGTCGCTGCCCCCGTCGCCTACGCTCACCCTGCTGCCTACGCCGCCCCCGCTTACGGATACGGCAAGGCCCTCATCGGTTAA